The following are from one region of the Longimicrobium sp. genome:
- a CDS encoding IS110 family transposase: MGETLVLAARIGIDWADDHHDFCLQETGSSRIEAGRIPQDPQFLSEWIAGLRQRFGGRPVGICLETSRGPLVASLIEHEFIVLFPVNPRTLKRFRETFAPNGAKDDPEDAGLLLDLLSKHEDRLHRWTPDDAETRAIMRLAEARRKAVDLRTKLTNQLGSELKGYFPQALSWAGELDAQLATDFLQRWPTLKDVQRAQAQTIRKFYYGHNCRNSELIEKRIAEIRSAVPLTNDPAIVEISTMTVLMLARQIEALRPSIAQYDKEIARRFGAHPDAHLFESLPGSGAVMAPRLLSAFGSKRDRFQAASEVQEYSGIAPVVKRSGKQSQTTWRWGAPKFVRQSFHEFARLSIRSSAWASAYFQLQRERGKSKQAAIRALAFKWIRIIYRCWKERTPYNEAQYVKALVERGSPLASRISLAAAA; encoded by the coding sequence ATGGGAGAAACGCTCGTACTCGCCGCCCGGATCGGGATCGACTGGGCAGACGACCACCACGACTTCTGCTTGCAGGAGACCGGATCGAGCCGGATCGAGGCCGGCCGCATCCCGCAGGACCCTCAGTTCCTCAGCGAGTGGATCGCGGGGCTGCGCCAGCGCTTTGGCGGCCGGCCCGTCGGCATCTGCCTGGAGACCTCGCGTGGGCCGCTCGTCGCCTCGCTCATCGAGCACGAGTTCATCGTGCTCTTCCCGGTGAACCCACGCACGCTGAAGCGCTTCCGCGAGACCTTTGCCCCCAACGGTGCCAAGGACGATCCGGAGGACGCCGGCCTCCTGCTGGATCTCCTCAGCAAGCACGAGGATCGCCTGCATCGCTGGACCCCCGACGATGCCGAAACGCGCGCGATCATGCGTCTGGCCGAGGCGCGGCGAAAGGCCGTGGACCTGCGCACCAAGCTCACGAACCAGCTCGGCTCCGAGCTGAAGGGCTACTTCCCGCAGGCGCTTTCCTGGGCCGGCGAGCTGGATGCCCAGCTGGCCACGGACTTCCTCCAGCGCTGGCCTACGCTCAAGGACGTGCAGAGGGCGCAGGCGCAGACGATCCGGAAGTTCTACTACGGCCACAACTGCCGTAACTCGGAGCTGATCGAGAAGCGGATCGCGGAGATCCGCAGCGCGGTCCCGCTGACGAACGATCCCGCGATCGTCGAGATCTCCACGATGACCGTGCTGATGCTCGCCCGCCAGATCGAGGCGCTGCGCCCGAGCATCGCCCAGTACGACAAGGAGATCGCACGGCGTTTCGGCGCCCATCCGGACGCACACCTTTTTGAATCCCTGCCTGGCAGCGGTGCCGTGATGGCGCCGCGGCTCCTGAGCGCCTTCGGCAGTAAGCGCGATCGCTTCCAGGCGGCGAGCGAAGTGCAGGAGTACAGCGGTATCGCACCCGTGGTCAAGCGGAGCGGGAAGCAGTCGCAGACCACCTGGAGATGGGGAGCACCGAAGTTCGTCCGCCAGAGCTTTCACGAATTCGCTCGCCTCTCGATCCGCAGCTCGGCCTGGGCTTCGGCCTACTTCCAGCTGCAGCGGGAACGCGGAAAGTCGAAGCAGGCAGCCATACGGGCGCTGGCGTTCAAGTGGATCCGCATTATCTACCGCTGCTGGAAGGAACGTACGCCGTACAACGAGGCTCAATACGTCAAGGCACTGGTGGAGCGCGGGTCGCCCCTGGCGTCACGAATCAGCCTGGCGGCCGCCGCCTGA
- a CDS encoding colicin D domain-containing protein, translating to MSRASRVTFVAVGSPALAFGVATPAWADNCSGLSDCFSGNLLPALLLLLGLILLVAAAWYLGPLLARFAMGAALRAMFATAGRSRIALGVAGLLSRFASRAMSFSTQSLQHAFKHAADFGMGGNWSKAAGAAFQQAIQSHIRAAGTLVIRGTYRGNPVTHFFNPKTGLNVIRDAQGAFQSGWRLSAKQIEYLLRTGSLGGG from the coding sequence GTGAGCCGAGCTTCGCGGGTAACATTCGTCGCGGTGGGGAGCCCCGCTCTGGCGTTCGGCGTCGCCACCCCAGCGTGGGCCGACAACTGCAGCGGCTTGTCCGACTGCTTTTCCGGAAACCTGCTTCCAGCGCTGCTGCTCCTCCTTGGCCTGATTCTGCTCGTGGCCGCGGCCTGGTACCTGGGGCCACTCCTGGCTCGCTTTGCGATGGGCGCGGCGCTCCGCGCAATGTTCGCCACGGCCGGCCGGAGCCGAATCGCGTTGGGCGTCGCGGGCCTTCTAAGCCGGTTCGCGAGCCGGGCGATGAGTTTTTCCACCCAGAGCCTACAACATGCGTTCAAGCACGCAGCGGACTTCGGCATGGGGGGAAATTGGAGCAAGGCTGCGGGAGCAGCGTTTCAGCAAGCGATTCAGAGCCACATCCGGGCCGCGGGTACGCTCGTGATCCGGGGGACGTATCGTGGGAATCCGGTCACTCACTTCTTCAACCCGAAAACAGGCCTTAACGTGATTCGAGACGCACAGGGTGCGTTCCAGAGTGGGTGGCGGCTGAGCGCTAAACAAATCGAATACCTGCTTCGCACCGGGTCACTCGGAGGAGGCTGA
- a CDS encoding GntR family transcriptional regulator: MTDPVTELSDRLRDRILNALHLGLLHPGDRLPSIRALWREMGVDHRVVAQAYRTLEDEGLVEVRGRSGVYLAPQDQLGGELLAETARWMAGVLVEAWKRRMTVHEVPELIRRCTTTTRIQCAVVESNEDQMTAYCHELANDFGLEPVPVRISPVPLPRPDRSVEFHAVEDALRAVHMVVTTSYHSRLVRKAAENVGIPAVTLTVNSEVVDTVQRRLRESGVTIVAVEAEFGNRMRAMYTDLIERPDQLRVVLADDPEAVAALDPREPVMLTRAARARLGEVRLPLLVPHSPTLSPQTARELLGLLIRLNVEASGSGSRGIEGSADG, translated from the coding sequence GTGACCGACCCGGTAACCGAGCTGAGCGACCGGCTCCGCGACCGCATCCTCAACGCCCTGCACCTGGGCCTCCTCCACCCCGGAGACCGCCTCCCCAGCATCCGCGCGCTGTGGCGCGAGATGGGGGTGGACCACCGCGTGGTGGCGCAGGCCTACCGCACCCTGGAAGACGAGGGGCTGGTGGAGGTCCGCGGCCGCTCCGGCGTGTACCTGGCGCCGCAGGACCAGCTGGGCGGCGAGCTGCTGGCGGAGACGGCGCGGTGGATGGCCGGGGTGCTGGTGGAGGCGTGGAAGCGCCGGATGACGGTGCACGAGGTCCCCGAGCTGATCCGCCGCTGCACCACCACCACGCGCATCCAGTGCGCCGTGGTGGAGAGCAACGAGGACCAGATGACCGCCTACTGCCACGAGCTCGCCAACGACTTCGGGCTGGAGCCGGTGCCGGTGCGGATCTCGCCCGTCCCCCTTCCCCGCCCCGACCGCTCGGTGGAGTTCCACGCGGTGGAGGACGCGCTGCGCGCGGTGCACATGGTGGTCACCACCAGCTACCACTCGCGCCTGGTGCGCAAGGCCGCGGAAAACGTGGGGATCCCCGCCGTCACCCTGACGGTGAACTCCGAGGTGGTGGACACCGTGCAGCGCCGCCTTCGCGAGAGCGGGGTGACGATCGTGGCGGTGGAGGCCGAGTTCGGCAACCGGATGCGCGCCATGTACACCGACCTGATCGAGCGCCCCGACCAGCTCCGCGTAGTACTGGCCGACGACCCGGAAGCCGTGGCCGCGCTGGACCCGCGCGAGCCGGTGATGCTGACCCGCGCCGCCCGCGCGCGCCTCGGCGAGGTGCGCCTCCCCCTCCTCGTCCCGCACTCCCCCACCCTCTCCCCGCAGACCGCGCGCGAGCTGCTGGGGCTGCTCATCCGGTTGAACGTGGAGGCGTCGGGGTCGGGGTCGCGGGGAATCGAGGGGTCGGCGGACGGGTGA
- a CDS encoding colicin immunity domain-containing protein, whose protein sequence is MDPYIELLAAFVERGTLDDSEFEERFFALFKGDTTMFPDDEFLVLDKLFGDVDAYERDPGLRGGAYLDEAGLRASAHEALAKLRDFAAALVWGPSVVPQRDML, encoded by the coding sequence TTGGATCCCTACATCGAGCTCCTCGCTGCATTTGTGGAACGAGGCACCCTGGACGACTCGGAATTCGAGGAGCGGTTCTTCGCGCTTTTCAAGGGCGACACGACGATGTTTCCGGATGATGAGTTCCTCGTCCTCGACAAGCTGTTTGGAGATGTTGACGCGTACGAAAGGGACCCTGGTCTTCGCGGCGGGGCGTACCTCGACGAAGCCGGCCTTCGAGCCAGTGCTCACGAGGCTCTAGCAAAGCTACGGGACTTTGCGGCTGCCTTGGTGTGGGGACCTTCGGTGGTACCCCAGCGAGACATGCTCTAG
- a CDS encoding MBL fold metallo-hydrolase — MSLTRRDFLAASAVTLGAFAGHPFHLLAQVTQQGVFTPVRRNVGTFTMRGGTVGWLVNPRGVAVVDTQFPAEARALLAGLQERSRNRGVDVLINTHHHGDHTGGNGVFRGVARRVVAHGMADQHMRRAPQPPQQAQPAQPPQQPPMEPPRTQAPPVEPLYPDTTFTHSWSTEIGDERIVARHHGRGHTSGDAVITFERANVVHMGDLGFHRRHPVVDRAAGASMRNWARLLRHVVNSHARDTIYIFGHAKEGLPVTGSGAELLQFRDYLQAVLAFAERHVAAGRSRGEILAMRAPLPGFEAWGPFGQAGTRDPISVAYEEVTTGA; from the coding sequence ATGTCTCTCACCCGCCGCGACTTCCTCGCCGCCTCCGCCGTGACGCTCGGCGCGTTCGCCGGGCACCCGTTTCACCTGCTCGCGCAGGTGACGCAGCAGGGGGTGTTCACGCCCGTACGCCGAAACGTGGGCACGTTCACGATGCGGGGCGGAACCGTGGGGTGGCTCGTGAACCCGCGCGGCGTCGCGGTGGTGGACACGCAGTTCCCCGCGGAGGCGCGGGCGCTGCTCGCGGGCCTGCAGGAGCGGTCGCGCAACCGGGGGGTCGACGTGCTGATCAACACGCACCACCACGGGGACCACACGGGCGGCAACGGCGTCTTTCGCGGGGTCGCGCGGCGCGTGGTGGCGCACGGGATGGCGGACCAGCACATGCGCCGCGCGCCGCAGCCGCCCCAGCAGGCGCAGCCTGCGCAGCCACCGCAGCAGCCGCCCATGGAGCCGCCGCGGACTCAGGCGCCGCCTGTGGAGCCGCTATACCCGGACACGACCTTTACGCACAGCTGGTCCACCGAGATCGGCGACGAACGCATCGTCGCGCGGCACCACGGGCGCGGGCACACAAGCGGCGATGCGGTCATCACCTTCGAGCGCGCGAACGTAGTGCACATGGGGGACCTCGGGTTCCACCGCCGCCATCCCGTCGTGGACCGCGCGGCCGGCGCCTCCATGCGAAACTGGGCGCGGCTGCTGCGGCACGTCGTGAACTCGCACGCGCGTGACACCATCTACATCTTCGGCCACGCAAAGGAAGGGCTGCCGGTCACCGGGAGCGGAGCGGAGCTGCTGCAGTTCCGCGACTACCTCCAGGCCGTGCTCGCGTTCGCCGAGCGGCATGTGGCGGCGGGCCGCTCGCGCGGGGAGATCCTGGCGATGCGCGCGCCGCTCCCCGGCTTCGAGGCGTGGGGACCGTTCGGGCAGGCCGGCACGCGCGACCCGATCAGCGTGGCCTACGAGGAGGTGACCACGGGAGCGTAG
- a CDS encoding DUF6789 family protein: MLASGFALVATIVTDLPLWLSLASLGTMAVLLVCLRWSHSDAGGRLHLWAQMRAGCIAGLAATVAYDASRLLLVQLGRLPLSPFETFGIFGQLIVGGGAPSWLTIGVGTAYHVLNGVAFAIGYCFLLGGRSWRWGVAWGLGLEAGMLVLYPGWLQLEAVMVEFATMSFVGHLCYGSVLGVVSEHRLRPSPQVLAGDQPGAQSE; the protein is encoded by the coding sequence ATGCTGGCCAGCGGGTTCGCGCTGGTGGCCACTATCGTCACCGATCTTCCTCTTTGGCTGAGCCTTGCGTCGCTGGGGACGATGGCGGTCCTCCTCGTGTGCCTCCGTTGGTCCCATAGCGACGCGGGGGGTCGGCTGCATCTGTGGGCGCAGATGCGCGCCGGCTGCATCGCGGGGCTGGCGGCAACCGTCGCTTACGACGCCAGCCGCCTTCTTCTCGTCCAGTTGGGGCGGCTTCCGCTCTCGCCCTTCGAGACGTTCGGCATTTTCGGACAACTCATCGTCGGCGGGGGTGCCCCATCCTGGCTGACAATTGGCGTGGGCACCGCCTACCACGTCCTCAACGGGGTTGCATTCGCGATCGGATACTGTTTCCTGCTGGGAGGGCGGAGCTGGAGGTGGGGCGTGGCCTGGGGCCTGGGACTGGAAGCGGGAATGCTCGTGCTCTATCCCGGCTGGCTGCAGCTCGAGGCGGTAATGGTTGAGTTTGCCACGATGTCGTTTGTTGGCCACCTCTGCTACGGAAGCGTTCTTGGAGTGGTGAGCGAACATCGCCTGCGCCCCTCTCCGCAAGTGCTGGCGGGTGATCAACCAGGAGCACAATCCGAATGA
- a CDS encoding aconitase family protein has translation MRQIPAPELPLQGRVMIASLLNREIEKLPPEVRLEGRILFLVDDPELVRRQLEGEEVELTDEVRARLRDNISTDEITPAYICYYFDETLGEFPYLGLKAGDQFPIKQGSVKKGGFVASVSGRRRGKGSSREQSPYAEMMAGIKVVIAENIERIYRENCQNLGVLTSTNFELVERIRSGETIPLTEFTDGADEITRGIIEHGGLFNYNVARLQGKVNTPPISCHHGMPGDAPASTDADDVRAMRGSGEGNLPGPGPETGVDYAAAQFVATSTSNVESDKLTAPEGHAHGRRARPMTIAEKIFARHWVKDLARGEIGVEWVQPGDSGFVQTDIRFSHEYVTPMSAIFFEQLVGPDERVLEPESILFFRDHLTFLKDAMSPERVQLGLLDVANQLEVKQREFAEKQGVRLYGELGHGKHGSEAICHSKILEAYALPGHVIIGSDSHTPHAGAVGCVAFGVGTTAIFNSWITKDVRVEVPKSFRVVVTGEKPENVTAKDFMLEILRHPYIKDGHAIGQIIEYAGPAVESLSVDERATMTNMAAEVGAFTGLVAPDAKTVEYLVQQRGMERAEAEALCEGLFSDEGAEYVKTIEIDASQLRPMIALPGDPGNGMYVEEMEETVRIDIAYAGSCTAGKKEDMDMYARVLREAHERGERKPEHVQLYIQCGSQEVYAYCQEQGYDRVFEAVGATFIEPSCGACINAGPGVSRKPTDVTVSAINRNFPGRSGPGQLYLASPYTVAASAMAGYITAYEPLGEPAGV, from the coding sequence ATGCGCCAGATTCCGGCGCCCGAGCTTCCCCTGCAAGGCCGCGTCATGATCGCCTCCCTGCTCAACCGCGAGATCGAAAAGCTTCCGCCGGAGGTCCGCCTGGAAGGGCGTATCCTCTTCCTGGTGGACGACCCCGAGCTGGTGCGCCGCCAGTTGGAGGGCGAGGAGGTCGAGCTGACCGACGAGGTGCGCGCACGGCTGCGCGACAACATCTCCACCGACGAGATCACGCCGGCATACATCTGCTACTACTTCGACGAGACGCTGGGCGAGTTCCCCTACCTGGGGCTCAAGGCCGGCGACCAGTTCCCCATCAAGCAGGGGAGCGTCAAAAAGGGCGGCTTCGTGGCCTCGGTGTCGGGGAGGCGGCGCGGCAAGGGGTCGTCGCGCGAGCAGAGCCCTTACGCGGAGATGATGGCCGGGATCAAGGTGGTGATCGCCGAGAACATCGAGCGCATCTACCGCGAAAACTGCCAGAACCTGGGCGTCCTCACCTCCACCAACTTCGAGCTGGTGGAGCGCATCCGCAGCGGCGAGACGATCCCCCTCACCGAGTTCACGGATGGGGCGGACGAGATCACGCGCGGGATCATCGAGCACGGCGGGCTCTTCAACTACAACGTGGCGCGGCTGCAGGGGAAGGTTAACACGCCGCCCATCTCCTGCCACCACGGGATGCCTGGCGACGCGCCCGCTTCCACGGACGCGGACGACGTGCGCGCCATGCGCGGGAGCGGCGAGGGGAACCTCCCCGGCCCCGGCCCGGAGACGGGTGTGGACTACGCGGCGGCGCAGTTCGTGGCCACCTCCACTTCCAACGTGGAGTCGGACAAGCTGACGGCGCCGGAGGGGCATGCGCACGGCCGCCGGGCGCGCCCCATGACCATCGCGGAGAAGATCTTTGCGCGGCACTGGGTCAAGGACCTGGCGCGCGGCGAGATCGGCGTGGAGTGGGTGCAGCCGGGCGATTCCGGCTTCGTGCAGACGGACATCCGCTTCAGCCACGAGTACGTGACGCCGATGTCCGCCATCTTCTTCGAGCAGCTGGTGGGCCCGGACGAGCGGGTGCTGGAGCCGGAGTCGATCCTCTTCTTCCGCGACCACCTGACCTTCCTCAAGGACGCCATGTCGCCGGAGCGCGTGCAGCTCGGGCTGCTGGACGTGGCGAACCAGCTGGAGGTAAAGCAGCGCGAGTTCGCGGAGAAGCAGGGGGTGCGGCTGTACGGCGAGCTGGGGCACGGCAAGCACGGCTCCGAGGCGATCTGCCACAGCAAGATCCTTGAGGCGTATGCGCTCCCCGGCCACGTCATCATCGGCTCGGACAGCCACACGCCGCACGCGGGGGCCGTGGGGTGCGTGGCCTTCGGCGTGGGGACGACGGCGATCTTCAACTCGTGGATCACCAAGGACGTGCGCGTCGAGGTGCCCAAGTCGTTCCGCGTAGTCGTCACGGGCGAGAAGCCGGAGAACGTGACGGCCAAGGACTTCATGCTGGAGATCCTGCGCCACCCGTACATCAAGGACGGGCACGCGATCGGGCAGATCATCGAGTACGCCGGGCCGGCCGTGGAGTCGCTCTCGGTGGACGAGCGCGCCACCATGACCAACATGGCGGCGGAGGTGGGGGCGTTCACGGGCCTCGTGGCGCCGGACGCCAAGACGGTGGAGTACCTGGTGCAGCAGCGCGGGATGGAGCGCGCCGAGGCCGAGGCGCTCTGCGAGGGGCTCTTCTCGGACGAGGGCGCCGAGTACGTGAAGACCATCGAGATCGACGCGTCGCAGCTCCGCCCCATGATCGCGCTGCCCGGCGACCCGGGGAACGGGATGTACGTGGAGGAGATGGAGGAGACGGTGCGGATCGACATCGCGTACGCGGGGAGCTGCACGGCCGGGAAGAAGGAGGACATGGACATGTACGCCCGCGTCCTCCGCGAGGCGCACGAGCGCGGCGAGCGCAAGCCGGAGCACGTGCAGCTCTACATCCAGTGCGGCTCGCAGGAGGTGTACGCGTACTGCCAGGAGCAGGGGTACGACCGCGTCTTCGAAGCCGTGGGGGCCACCTTCATCGAGCCCTCGTGTGGCGCCTGCATCAACGCGGGCCCGGGCGTCAGCCGCAAGCCGACGGACGTGACGGTGAGCGCCATCAACCGCAACTTCCCGGGACGCTCGGGGCCGGGGCAGCTCTACCTCGCCTCGCCCTACACCGTGGCGGCGTCCGCGATGGCGGGGTACATCACGGCGTACGAGCCGCTGGGCGAGCCCGCCGGGGTCTAG
- the queD gene encoding 6-carboxytetrahydropterin synthase QueD, whose amino-acid sequence MEIFKEFTFEAAHRLPNVQEGHKCARLHGHSFRVKLYVSGPVDPHAGWVMDFAELKRAFRPLHDVLDHHYLNDIEGLENPTSENIARWIWTRLRPALPGLSKVAVRETCTSGCVYRGE is encoded by the coding sequence ATGGAGATCTTCAAGGAGTTCACCTTCGAGGCGGCGCACAGGCTCCCCAACGTGCAGGAGGGGCACAAGTGCGCGCGGCTGCACGGCCACTCCTTCCGCGTGAAGCTGTACGTGAGCGGCCCCGTGGACCCGCACGCGGGATGGGTGATGGACTTCGCCGAGCTCAAGCGCGCCTTCCGCCCGCTGCACGACGTTCTGGACCACCACTACCTCAACGACATCGAGGGGCTGGAGAACCCCACCAGCGAGAACATCGCGCGGTGGATCTGGACGCGCCTTCGTCCCGCGCTGCCAGGTCTCAGCAAGGTGGCGGTGCGGGAGACGTGCACGTCCGGGTGCGTGTACCGGGGCGAGTGA
- a CDS encoding DNA/RNA non-specific endonuclease — protein MLTKLLRAAGAMVLAAALVSCSDGNMLAPSPGELRLTTASTGGVVISQVYGGGGNSGATYKNDFIELFNSSASPISVDGWSVQYASSTGSSWTKTNLTGTIAAGGYYLVQQSAGTGGTTNLPTPNAIGTITMSGTAGKVALVNNATALTGTCPTAGVVDFVGFGAANCSEGNSPTPTLSNTTAAIRLGDGCKDTDVNSADFATGAPAPRNSASATKTCETTPVRPVVTVTVAPTEAAITVGTQQELVATGKDDSGNTVSGTTFTWTTSNAAVATVSATGVVTAVAPGTTTITATTPNNVAGSATITVSAASGSASNVRVSEFHYDNEGTDAGESIEIEGDANGSVTGWSLVLYSGSTGSSTQGQSYATIALTGTIPSTCGTRGVLTFAAAGMQNGDKDGFALVNAAGAVVEFLSYEGSFTATTGPAAGMTSTDVGVDEDPAPAAGRSLQRAGNGNWFGPATATFGACNAATPPLPQTGITFTGRHPTTDPALPIGMQDQLFATLRDAGTGATIPTTFAWSSETPGIGTVDKDGVITAVSAGTAVFRATATDGTTATYSLPMHVATASQTAQYGHNTEFGEPADADASDDHILRYSQFTSSFNRNRNTPNWVSYNIDATHFGAEDRCDCFTYDSALPADFPSYTTAAYTGAGTFHGYGIDRGHLARSFDRTAGSLDNAHTYYFSNIIPQAADNNQGPWALMENYLGDLARRDNKEVFVIAGVAGSKGTLKNEGRVVIPAQTWKVALIMNRDQGLANVDSYDDVEVVAVIMPNDAGIRNVPWDTYKTTVDAVEAISGYDVLAALPDNVERVVESGTRAPTARTDGPYVGAEGSPIYLSGNASTDPDGDALTFAWEFGDGTTGTGATPNHTYADNGTYQVKLTVTDVYGAENSTTTQVVVANVDPAVHVFAGATIYAGETYSGSTTFADPGADQWTATVDYGDGSGVQPLAIAGNGMVLAHSYTTAGSYTVTVTVRDDDGGVGTRTATVTVQSPSQGVDNLQAVVSTLERTGSLSRGNANALMATLRAAAASLDRGDEIPAVNQLEAFINQVDAMVRSGRLTQAEADAMTAAARRVISSIQM, from the coding sequence ATGCTGACGAAGTTGCTTCGGGCCGCAGGTGCGATGGTGCTGGCTGCTGCGCTGGTGTCGTGCTCCGATGGAAACATGCTTGCCCCGTCGCCGGGCGAGCTGCGGCTCACAACCGCGTCGACAGGCGGCGTCGTCATCAGCCAGGTGTACGGCGGTGGCGGTAACAGCGGTGCGACCTACAAGAACGACTTCATCGAGCTGTTCAACTCCAGCGCGTCGCCGATCTCGGTGGACGGCTGGTCGGTGCAGTACGCGTCCTCCACCGGCAGCAGCTGGACGAAGACGAACCTCACCGGCACCATCGCGGCGGGCGGCTACTACCTCGTGCAGCAGTCCGCGGGTACGGGCGGCACCACGAACCTTCCGACGCCGAACGCCATCGGCACCATCACGATGAGCGGTACCGCGGGCAAGGTCGCGCTGGTGAACAACGCGACGGCGCTCACCGGCACCTGCCCCACGGCGGGTGTGGTCGACTTCGTGGGCTTCGGCGCGGCGAACTGCTCCGAGGGGAACTCGCCCACGCCGACGCTCAGCAACACCACGGCGGCCATCCGCCTGGGCGACGGCTGCAAGGACACCGACGTCAACTCCGCCGACTTCGCGACCGGCGCGCCGGCCCCGCGCAACTCGGCGTCCGCCACGAAGACCTGCGAGACCACGCCGGTGCGCCCGGTGGTGACCGTCACCGTCGCGCCGACCGAGGCCGCGATCACCGTCGGCACCCAGCAGGAGCTGGTGGCGACGGGCAAGGACGATTCGGGCAACACGGTATCCGGCACGACCTTCACCTGGACCACCAGCAACGCCGCGGTCGCCACGGTCAGCGCGACGGGCGTAGTGACCGCCGTCGCGCCGGGCACGACGACGATCACCGCCACCACGCCCAACAACGTGGCCGGCAGCGCGACCATCACGGTGAGCGCCGCAAGCGGCTCGGCGAGCAACGTGCGCGTCTCGGAGTTCCACTACGACAACGAAGGGACCGACGCGGGTGAGTCGATCGAGATCGAGGGCGACGCGAACGGCTCGGTGACCGGGTGGAGCCTGGTGCTCTACAGCGGCTCGACGGGCTCGTCCACGCAGGGGCAGTCGTACGCCACCATCGCGCTCACGGGCACCATTCCGAGCACCTGCGGCACGCGCGGCGTCCTGACGTTCGCGGCGGCGGGGATGCAGAACGGCGACAAGGACGGCTTCGCGCTGGTGAACGCCGCTGGCGCCGTGGTCGAGTTCCTGTCCTACGAGGGGAGCTTCACCGCCACCACCGGTCCGGCCGCGGGGATGACTTCGACGGACGTGGGGGTGGATGAGGATCCGGCTCCGGCCGCGGGCCGCTCGCTGCAGCGCGCCGGCAACGGCAACTGGTTCGGGCCGGCGACCGCCACCTTTGGCGCCTGCAACGCGGCCACGCCGCCCCTTCCGCAGACGGGGATCACCTTCACCGGCCGCCACCCGACCACTGACCCGGCGCTGCCGATCGGAATGCAGGACCAGCTCTTCGCCACGCTGCGCGACGCGGGCACGGGCGCGACCATCCCCACCACCTTCGCGTGGAGCTCGGAGACCCCGGGCATCGGCACGGTGGACAAGGACGGCGTGATCACCGCGGTCTCGGCGGGCACGGCGGTCTTCCGCGCCACGGCGACGGACGGCACTACGGCCACCTACTCGCTGCCGATGCACGTGGCGACGGCGAGCCAGACGGCGCAGTACGGCCACAACACCGAGTTCGGCGAGCCGGCGGACGCCGACGCGAGCGACGACCACATCCTGCGCTACTCGCAGTTCACCTCGTCGTTCAACCGCAACCGCAACACCCCCAACTGGGTGAGCTACAACATCGACGCCACGCACTTCGGCGCCGAGGACCGCTGCGACTGCTTCACCTACGACAGCGCGCTGCCGGCCGACTTCCCCAGCTACACCACGGCGGCGTACACCGGCGCGGGGACGTTCCACGGCTACGGCATCGACCGCGGCCACCTGGCCCGCTCGTTCGACCGCACGGCCGGGAGCCTGGACAACGCGCACACGTACTACTTCAGCAACATCATCCCGCAGGCCGCGGACAACAACCAGGGCCCCTGGGCGTTGATGGAGAACTACCTGGGCGACCTGGCCCGGCGGGACAACAAGGAAGTGTTCGTGATCGCGGGCGTCGCCGGCAGCAAGGGGACACTGAAGAACGAGGGCCGCGTCGTGATCCCGGCGCAGACCTGGAAGGTTGCGCTGATCATGAACCGCGACCAGGGCCTGGCGAACGTGGACAGCTACGACGACGTCGAAGTGGTCGCCGTCATCATGCCGAACGACGCAGGCATCCGGAACGTCCCGTGGGACACGTACAAGACGACGGTGGACGCGGTCGAGGCGATCAGCGGCTACGACGTGCTGGCCGCGCTGCCGGACAACGTGGAGCGGGTGGTGGAGAGTGGGACCCGCGCGCCCACGGCGCGCACCGACGGCCCGTACGTGGGCGCCGAGGGCTCGCCGATCTACCTGAGCGGCAACGCCTCCACCGATCCGGATGGCGACGCCCTGACCTTCGCGTGGGAGTTCGGCGACGGCACCACGGGCACGGGCGCCACGCCGAACCACACCTACGCCGACAACGGCACGTACCAGGTGAAGCTCACCGTGACGGACGTGTACGGCGCGGAGAACAGCACGACCACGCAGGTGGTGGTGGCCAACGTGGACCCGGCGGTGCACGTCTTCGCCGGCGCGACGATCTACGCCGGTGAAACTTACAGCGGCTCCACCACCTTTGCCGATCCGGGCGCGGACCAGTGGACGGCCACGGTGGACTACGGCGACGGCAGCGGCGTGCAGCCGCTGGCGATCGCGGGGAACGGGATGGTGCTCGCGCACAGCTACACCACCGCCGGCAGCTACACCGTCACGGTGACGGTGCGCGACGACGACGGCGGCGTGGGCACGCGGACGGCGACGGTGACGGTGCAGAGCCCGTCGCAGGGTGTCGACAACCTCCAGGCGGTGGTTTCCACGCTGGAGCGCACCGGCAGCCTGAGCCGCGGCAACGCCAACGCTCTCATGGCTACGCTGCGCGCCGCGGCCGCCTCGCTGGACCGTGGCGACGAGATCCCCGCCGTGAACCAGCTGGAAGCCTTCATCAACCAGGTCGACGCGATGGTCCGCAGCGGCCGCCTGACGCAGGCCGAGGCCGACGCGATGACGGCCGCCGCCCGGCGGGTCATCAGCAGCATCCAGATGTAG